The DNA segment CGACTGCCCCCTATGTGATGGATTGGAGTCACTCATGCGGGTGAGCACCCGTTGCCTGCCGTTTCAGGCGCTCGGTTCGAGATCCGCCCATCTTGAGCAGGGCAATCCCTTGGTTCAAGGGTGCGAGGACCTTATGCCTCGACGCGCTCCCAGTGCGCCTTCTTTTGGTACCGTGAGTGAATGACCCAGAGATCGTCGGGGGACGTCCGGTTGAAGAACAAAGATGTGCGCTGGGCGGCGTTCGACCCGATCGCCTACGTTGATCACAACTACCGCGACTTACAGGCAGAGGACGCGGAGATCCTGCACATGATCCGGGATCATTTCGGCGATCATTTCCGGAAGCAGGGCTTCGGCCCGGTTTCCGGTATCGACGTAGGTGCCGGTGCCAATCTCTATCCCGCACTCGCCATGATGCCGTGGTGCGAGGAGATCACCCTCTTCGAGCGCTCGCCGTCGAACGTCCGGTACCTCTCCCGCCAGGCCGAGTCCTACGACCGGAACTGGGACCAGTTCTGGGAGGCCCTGTGCGAGCACGAGGCCTACAACTCCCTTGGCGCGGACCCGCGGGAGAGGTTCCGCAAGGTCGTCTCCGTCGAGCAGGGCGACCTCTTCGACCTGGCGCGGCACGGGCGCCGGTGGTCCATGGGGACCATGTTCTTCGTCGCCGAGTCGATGACCACGTCCCACCAGGAGTTCTCGCTCGGCGTCGAGCGTTTCATGCGCGCCCTGGTCCCCGGCGCCCCCTTCGCGACCGCCTTCATGGAACATTCCACGGGCTATCACGCCGGTGAGCATTTCTTCCCGGCCTGTGACGTGGGAGAATCCGAGGTGCGCGCGAGCCTTGAGGCATTCGCGGGCGACTTCAAGGTTCAGCGGCTCGAATCCGCGGCCGAGGTGCGCGACGGGTATTCGGGAATGATCGTCGCCTACGGCTGGCGAAATTCGGACGCGCTCATTCCGATCGGCTGATCGGTGGAGCTTCACAACAGCACAGCGATATTCCTCTAGTGATGGCAGTGCGGTCTGTGTGAGGGGCATGGAATGCAGATCAAGCCACGCCAGCATCTGCTGGACATCTGGCAGGCGGTAGCCCGCCACTCTTTCGACGGGGGAGAGTGGGAGTGGGGCGAGTGGGGCAACGAGAGCAGCGTGGCCGACGCCGAGCGGCTGCTCTGCCTGCTGTACCCGGCCACCGAGATCCCCGCCTTCCGGCTGGACGACCCGGACACCACACAGGAGGACGTCCAGCAGGTCCTGAAGCGGGCCGGCGGACGGCTGGAGGTCCCGGCCAACCTCGTCACGGCCATGGCCGACTTCATGCGGGCGCACACCGGCGAGGACAAGAGGCCGACCTTCGCCGGGGGTTACTACTTCGGGTCCGCCGACAAGGCCAGGGAAGTCACCGAGGAACAGCGCCAACTCGGCGTCGTCGACTCGTTCTCCATGTCGATCACCCTGTGCCTCGCCACACTGGGCTTCCTCAAGATCTACGAAACCAGGACCCGGCGCAGTGACGTCAAGGAGACCATCGCCGAGCTGCGCCAGGCCACCAGCAACCGGCTCACCGCCGCCATGGTCAGCCTGCTGCGCTCCTTCACCGTCAACGTCTTCGACGTCGACGCCTCCCAGGGCCGTACGCTCTGCGAACTCCTCGGCCAGGGACGGCTGTCGCAGCGGCAGGTGCTCAGCAAATTCCAGAACCGTTTCCGTTCGCTGCGCGCGGCGATCAACGAGAGCGTGTTCCTCGGCATCGACGTCCAGGAGGGCCTCAAGGACGAGAACCAGCTCTTCGAGTGCGGCTGGGCGTGGAGCATGGTGAAGGACGCTCCCGAGGTCGAGACCGACGAACCCATCGGGCCGCAGCCCGAGGGCGTCGCCAACGCGGTGCCGTACCTGTACTTCACCGTGGTCGCCCTCGACGGCATCCAGGACCTGTTCTCCGACCGCACCCTCACCCTCGGCCTGCTCAACACCGAGCAGCAGAAGCTCGCCGAGGCCCTGCGACTGCGGTGGGAGCTGACCCAGCAGTACTGGTCCCGCATCGCCCGCTTCGACGACGACCGCTGGCCCCTGGAGGACATTCCCTGGCGTACGACGGGACAGAAGCTGGAGTCCGAGTACTTCTCCCTGTCCGTCGCCGCCATCCTCGTGCACGACCTGATGCGTCGCCGGGCCACCGACGACGACCTGACCCGCACCGTCGGCATCATGGAGCGCCTCGCCGAGCGCGGCCGTGTCACCAGCCGGATGACGCGCGACGACCCCATGGTCGAGGAGCTGCACAACCTGGGCGTCGCCCTGCCGTTGCAGGGCAGCGAGCGGCTCGGCCCGCCCATGACATGGTCGATGACCGACTTCTCGGCACAGCTGCTGAAGCGGACCGTCCAGCTGTGCACGCTGTCGCGCAGCCTGGCCTCGCACGACCGGCTGCTCAGGCTGGCCGAGGACATCTTCGACCACATGTGGGCGCGCCGCATCCGCGACGGCGAGGGCGTCGGCCTCTGGGACAACGTCCACGCCGCCTATCCCCAGGCGGAGATCCAGAAGCGGCGCGTACCGGTGTCGTGGAGCATCACCGAGCGGGTCACCGAGGTGATGGTCCAGGCCCACGACATGTACCGGCAGCCCCCGATCCGCAGCCTCGAACTGACCGAGCTGGCAAGGGCGTTGCTCAGTGAGTCCGCGCACCTGCTGGGCAACGAACAGATGGAACCCGCGCCCACGGACTCCGGCCGGCACGGGATGGAACTGCGGAACATCGAGGTCAAGTTGCGCCGAGCCCGCAGCCTCGTGGACGAACAGCCGGGCACGGCCTACGCGTTGACGCTCGACGTGCTGGGGCAGCTCGACTCGCTCGCCAGGGCCCGCGAAGCCGCGGACCGGGGAGTGTGACACGGTGCTGATCTTCGCCGCCTCCGACAAAGGAGGCACCGGGCGCTCCGTCACGAGCGCCAACCTCGCCTACCACCGGGCGATGGCCGGGGACGACGTCTGCTATCTGGACTTCGACTTCGGCTCGCCGACCGCGGCGGCCGTCTTCGACGTGGGCGACGCCCGCCAGGCCACCGAGGACCGCGGCCTGCACGCCTACCTGATAGGGGAGGTCAGCGAACCGGCCCGGATCGACGTGTGGGCCGAGACCGAGCACCAGGTGCTGCGCTTCCCGCCGCCCGGCTGCGGCCGGCTGGTCCTGATGCCCGGCGACGTCAGCGGCGGCGAGTTCGCGACCAGCGACGACAACCTGCGCCGCTGCGTCGACCTGCTGATGAACCTGTACTACGAGTTCGACCTGGTCGTCGTCGACCTCAGCGCCGGCCGTTCCTACGCCGTCGACATGGTCCTGGAGGCCACCGCACAGCCCGAGATGAGCGAGGTCACGGCCCGCTGGCTGGTCTTCCACCGCTGGACCCGCCAGCATGTCGAGGCCGCCGCGAGCCTGGTCTTCGGCAAGCGCGGCATCGTCGCGGGCGGCGCCGACCGCGGCCACGACGAGGAGACGTTGCGCAACGCCATCCGCTTCGTACGGGCCGCCGTCCCCGACCCCGAATCGCCGCTGTGGTCGCAGGTCTCGCCCACCCAGTCGGCGTGGATGCGCAAGACCGACGGCGACCTCAAGCAGCTCGCCTCCACGCACGGCATCGGCTACAGCCAGGTCCTCGGCTCGGTGCCGCTCGAACCGGTCCTGCAGTGGCGTGAGCAGCTCATCACCGACGAGGACGTGCTCGACAGTCAGATCGCCAACCAGGAGACCTGGCAGGCACTGAGCCGGCTCGCCGGCCGTCTGACCGACGACAAGTACTGGGAGCAGGCGTGAGCGAAGCCGTGTTCCAGGAGACCACCGCAGAGCTGCGCACCCAGTCCGTGCCGCTGTCCCACCTCTCCCTGGAGCTGGGCCACCTCTACATGGAGGACTTCGAGGCGGGCCCCAAGCGGCTGGGCGAGCACTTCGCGGAGGTACGGGTGTGGGCGGACGCGGTGCGCGCCTCGGCCGCCCGCCGCAGCAAGCGGCCCCGCATCAGCACCTGCTTCCTGATCGACGACTACTTCACCCGCTTCTCCACCCCGGCCGAGCTGATCCCGATGGTGCTGAAGGAGGCCGAGAAGGCCGGCCTCGTCATCGACTACCTCGCCCGCGAGTCGGCCTGCGCGGTCGCCGACCGCATCGAACTGGCGGAATCGGTCATGCACCGCCTCGTCGAGTCCCCGCCGCCCGGCAGCTACGGCTCCCGCCCGCCCGTCAGCCAGACCGGCTGGCTCGCCAACGGCCAGCGCACCCCCTCGACG comes from the Streptomyces sp. NBC_00443 genome and includes:
- a CDS encoding SCO2525 family SAM-dependent methyltransferase → MRWAAFDPIAYVDHNYRDLQAEDAEILHMIRDHFGDHFRKQGFGPVSGIDVGAGANLYPALAMMPWCEEITLFERSPSNVRYLSRQAESYDRNWDQFWEALCEHEAYNSLGADPRERFRKVVSVEQGDLFDLARHGRRWSMGTMFFVAESMTTSHQEFSLGVERFMRALVPGAPFATAFMEHSTGYHAGEHFFPACDVGESEVRASLEAFAGDFKVQRLESAAEVRDGYSGMIVAYGWRNSDALIPIG
- a CDS encoding SCO2524 family protein; translation: MQIKPRQHLLDIWQAVARHSFDGGEWEWGEWGNESSVADAERLLCLLYPATEIPAFRLDDPDTTQEDVQQVLKRAGGRLEVPANLVTAMADFMRAHTGEDKRPTFAGGYYFGSADKAREVTEEQRQLGVVDSFSMSITLCLATLGFLKIYETRTRRSDVKETIAELRQATSNRLTAAMVSLLRSFTVNVFDVDASQGRTLCELLGQGRLSQRQVLSKFQNRFRSLRAAINESVFLGIDVQEGLKDENQLFECGWAWSMVKDAPEVETDEPIGPQPEGVANAVPYLYFTVVALDGIQDLFSDRTLTLGLLNTEQQKLAEALRLRWELTQQYWSRIARFDDDRWPLEDIPWRTTGQKLESEYFSLSVAAILVHDLMRRRATDDDLTRTVGIMERLAERGRVTSRMTRDDPMVEELHNLGVALPLQGSERLGPPMTWSMTDFSAQLLKRTVQLCTLSRSLASHDRLLRLAEDIFDHMWARRIRDGEGVGLWDNVHAAYPQAEIQKRRVPVSWSITERVTEVMVQAHDMYRQPPIRSLELTELARALLSESAHLLGNEQMEPAPTDSGRHGMELRNIEVKLRRARSLVDEQPGTAYALTLDVLGQLDSLARAREAADRGV
- a CDS encoding SCO2523 family variant P-loop protein encodes the protein MLIFAASDKGGTGRSVTSANLAYHRAMAGDDVCYLDFDFGSPTAAAVFDVGDARQATEDRGLHAYLIGEVSEPARIDVWAETEHQVLRFPPPGCGRLVLMPGDVSGGEFATSDDNLRRCVDLLMNLYYEFDLVVVDLSAGRSYAVDMVLEATAQPEMSEVTARWLVFHRWTRQHVEAAASLVFGKRGIVAGGADRGHDEETLRNAIRFVRAAVPDPESPLWSQVSPTQSAWMRKTDGDLKQLASTHGIGYSQVLGSVPLEPVLQWREQLITDEDVLDSQIANQETWQALSRLAGRLTDDKYWEQA